One window of the Anaeromyxobacter dehalogenans 2CP-C genome contains the following:
- the cheB gene encoding chemotaxis-specific protein-glutamate methyltransferase CheB, which translates to MSREGRRRTLRVLVVDDSAASRDELVRLLHGGDGLVVAGTAADGEQGLAEALRLEPDVVVLDLQMPRMDGFTFLRLLMARRPTPVVVLSSRSRRADVFKALELGALDFVARPERGGLAPVREELLEKCATVRALRIQNLSAGARALDARELEPARVAVVGASTGGPSALQRLLAALPGELPLAVLVAQHMPERFTGAFAERLARGSHFSVVEAVDGDLVVAGRALVAPGGHHLELARGADGVLRAAVLPPGAPGPGARHCPSIDRLFRSAARMLGRRACAALLTGMGTDGRDGIAAVKAAGGLTLAESEETAVVYGMPQAAAETGAVDALLGLDALTARLVEFARDARAP; encoded by the coding sequence GTGAGCCGCGAGGGGCGCCGGCGCACCCTGCGCGTGCTGGTGGTGGACGACTCGGCCGCCAGCCGGGACGAGCTGGTGCGCCTGCTCCACGGGGGCGACGGGCTGGTGGTGGCCGGCACCGCGGCGGACGGCGAGCAGGGGCTGGCCGAGGCGCTCCGGCTCGAGCCGGACGTGGTGGTGCTGGACCTGCAGATGCCGCGCATGGACGGCTTCACCTTCCTGCGCCTGCTGATGGCGCGCCGTCCCACGCCGGTGGTGGTGCTCTCGTCGCGGTCGCGGCGCGCGGACGTGTTCAAGGCCCTCGAGCTGGGGGCGCTCGACTTCGTGGCCAGGCCGGAGCGCGGCGGGCTCGCCCCGGTCCGCGAGGAGCTGCTGGAGAAGTGCGCCACCGTGCGCGCGCTGCGCATCCAGAACCTCTCGGCCGGCGCCCGCGCGCTGGACGCCCGCGAGCTCGAGCCGGCCCGCGTGGCGGTGGTGGGCGCCTCCACCGGCGGCCCCTCCGCCCTGCAGCGCCTGCTCGCGGCGCTCCCCGGCGAGCTGCCGCTGGCGGTGCTGGTCGCGCAGCACATGCCCGAGCGGTTCACCGGCGCGTTCGCGGAGCGGCTCGCCCGCGGCTCGCACTTCAGCGTGGTGGAGGCCGTGGACGGCGACCTGGTGGTCGCGGGGCGCGCGCTGGTGGCGCCCGGCGGGCACCACCTGGAGCTGGCGCGCGGCGCCGACGGGGTGCTGCGCGCCGCGGTGCTGCCGCCCGGCGCGCCGGGGCCGGGCGCGCGGCACTGCCCGTCCATCGACCGGCTCTTCCGCTCGGCGGCGCGGATGCTCGGCCGGCGCGCCTGCGCCGCGCTCCTCACCGGGATGGGCACCGACGGGCGCGACGGGATCGCCGCGGTGAAGGCGGCCGGCGGGCTCACGCTCGCCGAGTCCGAGGAGACCGCCGTGGTATACGGGATGCCGCAGGCGGCGGCCGAGACCGGCGCCGTGGACGCGCTGCTCGGGCTCGACGCCCTGACCGCGCGCCTGGTCGAGTTCGCCCGCGACGCCCGAGCGCCATGA
- a CDS encoding CheR family methyltransferase: protein MWSHAPPPPAMTEEQFRLLRELIQAHCGIAFREDHRRLLERRLGPRLEALGLRDFSAYHRHLRFDPRGGAELAEALDLLTTNETYFFREARQLRAFADEILPALAASLARERRLRILSAGCSTGEEAWTVAVLVRDSGLFTGWDVEISACDLSRRCVAQGRAGSYGEHAFRAPESAPMRRWFHLRGGKWVVDEGLRQMVRFHRDNLVAPDALAAVPPLDAVFCRNVMIYFDLEARRRALRALHAKLRGGGWLLLGHSESLINVTADFELVQLRADLVYRKPAAGGAP, encoded by the coding sequence ATGTGGAGCCACGCGCCCCCGCCGCCGGCCATGACCGAGGAGCAGTTCCGGCTGCTGCGCGAGCTCATCCAGGCGCACTGCGGGATCGCGTTCCGCGAGGACCACCGCCGGCTGCTGGAGCGCCGCCTGGGGCCGCGGCTGGAGGCGCTCGGGCTCCGCGACTTCTCCGCCTACCACCGCCACCTCCGGTTCGATCCCCGGGGCGGCGCGGAGCTGGCCGAGGCGCTCGACCTCCTCACCACCAACGAGACGTACTTCTTCCGCGAGGCGCGCCAGCTCCGGGCGTTCGCGGACGAGATCCTGCCCGCCCTGGCGGCCTCGCTCGCCCGGGAGCGCCGGCTGCGCATCCTCTCCGCCGGCTGCAGCACCGGGGAGGAGGCGTGGACCGTCGCGGTGCTGGTGCGCGACTCGGGGCTGTTCACCGGGTGGGACGTCGAGATCTCGGCGTGCGACCTCTCGCGCCGGTGCGTCGCGCAGGGGCGGGCCGGCAGCTACGGGGAGCACGCGTTCCGCGCGCCCGAGTCGGCGCCGATGCGGCGCTGGTTCCACCTGCGCGGCGGCAAGTGGGTGGTGGACGAGGGCCTCCGGCAGATGGTCCGCTTCCACCGCGACAACCTGGTGGCGCCGGACGCGCTCGCGGCGGTGCCGCCGCTGGACGCCGTGTTCTGCCGGAACGTCATGATCTACTTCGACCTGGAGGCGCGCCGCCGCGCGCTGCGCGCGCTCCACGCGAAGCTGCGGGGCGGGGGCTGGCTGCTGCTCGGCCACTCCGAGTCGCTCATCAACGTGACCGCCGACTTCGAGCTGGTCCAGCTCCGCGCGGACCTCGTGTACCGCAAGCCGGCGGCGGGGGGCGCGCCGTGA
- a CDS encoding HEAT repeat domain-containing protein — protein MTPPDPRSRARSGDEELRYRATGELDPAAPADLAVLLDALADASWRVRAAAVERLGALRDPAPALPGLLEALGGGATVGAREAAAAALQRLGGAAVPAVLERLGGPDADLRQAAAGVLGAIGDRRGVPALAARLADADPNVRAAAAEALGRLGGPEAAGALTAALASDDATLRLAALEALGDLRACPPAALVAGILPDPALRRPAYRALGACDEPEGLRLLARGLAEPARGARQAALAGVGLQVARDAPGALTVLAGAVGEVGARDSGVADACAAAIGGDDPLATLGAIAALGWLGGARHVGALLRAAEDERLRPLVEDALERLPAGAELRAALAEALGGQGPVGRLTALAVLARLGSPAALETVVREASDPGGFLQAEAVAALGRLGDARAVAPLAGLLGDDDPAVAAMAANALARIGLQSAACAAAVRAVARARAAVGASPALYRILGALGEAEDLPRVCDGLRGAAPAGRAAAAAALASLGRRGAAPAGAVLGELAAVLRDGDWQVRAAAAAGCAEVVRGAPGAPGGAAPAVRDALAAALGDPEPAVRAAAAEALGAAGAAEQAPALAALGRDPASPPAVVVAALHALSGLGAPPADLVAAAVRHADPEVAKEGVAAAARLAGPEGARLLREAAGSARWDVRRAAAGGMAVRGDPALAPDAARLAAGDPDPLVARAFADAARALGAG, from the coding sequence ATGACCCCTCCCGACCCGCGCAGCCGGGCCCGCTCCGGCGACGAGGAGCTCCGCTACCGCGCCACCGGCGAGCTGGATCCCGCCGCCCCGGCCGACCTGGCGGTGCTGCTGGACGCGCTCGCGGACGCGAGCTGGCGCGTCCGCGCCGCCGCCGTCGAGCGGCTGGGCGCGCTCCGCGATCCCGCGCCGGCGCTGCCCGGCCTGCTGGAGGCGCTGGGCGGCGGGGCCACCGTGGGCGCGCGCGAGGCCGCAGCGGCGGCGCTCCAGCGGCTGGGAGGCGCGGCGGTGCCCGCGGTCCTCGAGCGGCTCGGCGGCCCCGACGCCGACCTCCGGCAGGCGGCGGCGGGGGTGCTCGGGGCGATCGGCGATCGCCGCGGGGTGCCCGCGCTGGCGGCCCGCCTCGCCGACGCAGATCCGAACGTGCGCGCCGCGGCGGCCGAGGCGCTGGGCCGCCTCGGCGGGCCCGAGGCGGCGGGGGCGCTGACCGCGGCGCTCGCGTCCGACGACGCGACGCTGCGGCTCGCGGCGCTGGAGGCGCTCGGCGATCTGCGGGCCTGCCCGCCGGCGGCCCTGGTGGCCGGGATCCTCCCCGACCCGGCGCTGCGCCGCCCCGCCTACCGCGCGCTGGGCGCGTGCGACGAGCCGGAGGGGCTGCGGCTCCTGGCGCGGGGGCTGGCGGAGCCGGCGCGCGGCGCGCGGCAGGCCGCGCTGGCCGGGGTGGGCCTGCAGGTGGCCCGGGACGCCCCGGGCGCGCTGACGGTGCTCGCCGGAGCGGTGGGGGAGGTGGGCGCGCGCGACTCCGGCGTGGCGGACGCGTGCGCCGCGGCGATCGGCGGCGACGATCCCCTCGCGACGCTGGGCGCGATCGCGGCGCTCGGGTGGCTGGGCGGGGCGCGGCACGTGGGCGCGCTGCTGCGCGCCGCCGAGGACGAGCGCCTGCGCCCGCTGGTCGAGGACGCGCTGGAGCGGCTCCCGGCCGGCGCCGAGCTGCGGGCCGCGCTCGCCGAGGCGCTCGGCGGGCAGGGCCCGGTGGGCCGGCTCACGGCGCTCGCGGTGCTGGCGCGCCTGGGCAGCCCGGCCGCGCTGGAGACCGTGGTGCGCGAGGCCAGCGACCCGGGCGGCTTCCTGCAGGCCGAGGCGGTGGCGGCGCTGGGACGCCTGGGCGACGCGCGCGCGGTGGCGCCGCTGGCGGGGCTGCTCGGCGACGACGACCCGGCCGTCGCGGCCATGGCCGCGAACGCGCTCGCGCGCATCGGGCTCCAGTCCGCCGCCTGCGCGGCGGCCGTGCGCGCGGTGGCGCGCGCGCGGGCGGCGGTGGGCGCCTCGCCGGCGCTGTACCGCATCCTGGGCGCGCTGGGCGAGGCGGAGGACCTGCCCCGGGTCTGCGATGGGCTCCGCGGGGCCGCGCCGGCCGGTCGCGCCGCCGCGGCGGCCGCGCTGGCCTCCCTGGGGCGCCGGGGCGCGGCGCCGGCGGGCGCGGTGCTCGGCGAGCTCGCGGCGGTGCTCCGGGACGGCGACTGGCAGGTCCGCGCCGCGGCGGCCGCGGGCTGCGCGGAGGTGGTGCGGGGGGCCCCGGGGGCGCCGGGCGGCGCGGCGCCCGCGGTGCGCGACGCGCTCGCGGCCGCGCTCGGCGACCCGGAGCCGGCGGTGCGGGCCGCGGCCGCGGAGGCGCTGGGCGCGGCGGGCGCGGCGGAGCAGGCGCCCGCGCTGGCGGCGCTGGGGCGCGACCCGGCCAGCCCGCCCGCGGTGGTGGTGGCAGCGCTGCACGCGCTCTCGGGCCTGGGCGCGCCGCCGGCCGATCTGGTCGCGGCGGCGGTGCGGCACGCGGATCCGGAGGTCGCGAAGGAGGGCGTCGCCGCGGCCGCGCGGCTGGCGGGGCCCGAGGGCGCCCGGCTGCTGCGCGAGGCGGCGGGGAGCGCGCGCTGGGACGTGCGGCGCGCCGCCGCCGGCGGCATGGCGGTGCGCGGCGACCCGGCGCTCGCACCGGACGCCGCCCGGCTCGCCGCCGGCGACCCGGATCCGCTGGTGGCGCGCGCGTTCGCGGACGCGGCCCGCGCGCTCGGGGCCGGGTAA
- a CDS encoding chemotaxis protein CheW, with protein MGAPEAAAPEGARVQLCTFRVGGEDYAIDIMRVREIIPPQPVTPVPRAPAFVEGVFHLRGEVIPVVDVRRRFGLPIGPPTRRTRFLVVNVARRRIGLVVDEVCEVLRLPRHALRPAPALVADGGPRFFLGVCGGDGRPGGRRGAPARLRLLLDVKALLDPVVPGEAAAARAQAEASRRA; from the coding sequence GTGGGGGCGCCTGAGGCGGCCGCGCCGGAGGGCGCGCGGGTCCAGCTCTGCACCTTCCGCGTCGGCGGCGAGGACTACGCCATCGACATCATGCGGGTCCGCGAGATCATCCCCCCGCAGCCCGTCACCCCGGTGCCGCGCGCGCCCGCGTTCGTCGAGGGGGTGTTCCACCTGCGCGGCGAGGTGATCCCGGTGGTGGACGTCCGCCGCCGCTTCGGGCTGCCGATCGGCCCGCCCACCCGGCGCACGCGCTTCCTCGTGGTGAACGTGGCCCGGCGGCGCATCGGGCTGGTGGTGGACGAGGTCTGCGAGGTGCTGCGCCTCCCGCGCCACGCGCTCCGGCCGGCCCCGGCGCTGGTGGCGGACGGGGGCCCCCGCTTCTTCCTGGGCGTGTGCGGCGGCGACGGGCGGCCCGGCGGCCGGCGCGGCGCCCCGGCGCGCCTCCGCCTCCTCCTGGACGTGAAGGCCCTGCTCGACCCGGTGGTGCCGGGCGAGGCGGCCGCGGCCCGGGCGCAGGCCGAGGCCTCGAGGCGCGCATGA
- a CDS encoding chemotaxis protein CheW translates to MDFLEIRKKARERAAARAAARPPSVAGPAPEPVAEAVPGAAPAAAAALAGRLQTMPEPDPARFTTWRPGEPPPVPIDPSALPPARVAGPAAPPASPPPAPASEARPPSAPAARDPLDAFFYRADEEAPELPDLGWGADGAQAPVEPGQVGLDEFLTFALGDEEYAVPVERVQEVLRPPPLTEVPRAPAPVLGVVTVRGRVVAVIDPRARLGLPAAPDAGDDAWRLVIVDAGDGPCGFRVDAISSVVRLPAGSLEPCPQGIGGDAAECLLGIGRERDRLFTVIDPAALVRRSLAPPRRAEGGQGGGA, encoded by the coding sequence ATGGACTTCCTGGAGATCCGGAAGAAGGCGAGGGAGCGGGCCGCCGCGCGCGCCGCGGCCCGGCCGCCCTCTGTCGCCGGACCCGCGCCCGAGCCGGTTGCGGAGGCGGTGCCCGGGGCCGCGCCCGCCGCCGCGGCCGCGCTCGCCGGGCGCCTCCAGACCATGCCCGAGCCGGACCCGGCGCGCTTCACCACCTGGCGCCCGGGCGAGCCGCCCCCCGTCCCCATCGACCCCTCCGCGCTCCCCCCGGCGCGCGTCGCCGGCCCCGCCGCGCCGCCCGCGTCGCCGCCCCCCGCGCCCGCCTCCGAGGCGCGCCCACCCTCCGCGCCGGCCGCGCGCGATCCGCTCGACGCGTTCTTCTACCGGGCGGACGAGGAGGCGCCGGAGCTGCCGGACCTGGGCTGGGGCGCGGACGGCGCGCAGGCGCCGGTCGAGCCGGGGCAGGTGGGGCTCGACGAGTTCCTCACGTTCGCGCTCGGGGACGAGGAGTATGCCGTCCCGGTGGAGCGCGTGCAGGAGGTGCTGCGCCCCCCGCCGCTCACCGAGGTGCCGCGCGCGCCGGCGCCGGTGCTGGGCGTGGTGACCGTGCGCGGCCGGGTGGTGGCGGTGATCGACCCCCGGGCGCGGCTCGGGCTGCCCGCCGCGCCGGACGCGGGCGACGACGCGTGGCGCCTCGTCATCGTGGACGCGGGCGACGGGCCCTGCGGCTTCCGGGTGGACGCGATCTCGAGCGTGGTCCGGCTGCCCGCCGGCAGCCTGGAGCCGTGCCCCCAGGGCATCGGCGGCGACGCGGCGGAGTGCCTGCTCGGGATCGGGCGCGAGCGCGACCGGCTGTTCACCGTCATCGATCCCGCCGCGCTGGTGCGCCGCTCGCTGGCGCCGCCGCGGCGCGCCGAGGGGGGGCAGGGTGGGGGCGCCTGA
- a CDS encoding ExeA family protein, which yields MYLEHFRLARKPFSKTPDPAFLFPSRQHAEALARLSHALEERELAVLTGEVGAGKTTLSRALVDAFADRCRFSFVVHPALPAAQLLGAIAEGFGLPPARRKADAFSALAEHVARLDADGRFAVVVVDEAQLLSARAAFDELRLLTNLCADDRALVGLVLVGQPELRDRLRARGGEAFLQRVGVAYHLGALDAPETGRYLEHRLAVAGRTDPLFEPAAVAAVHRLSGGLPRRVNQVAASALLEGFAREVETIGAEVVEAAAADIAAYLGTPGRPG from the coding sequence ATGTACCTCGAGCACTTCCGCCTCGCCCGCAAGCCGTTCTCCAAGACGCCCGATCCGGCGTTCCTGTTCCCCTCGCGCCAGCACGCCGAGGCGCTCGCGCGGCTCTCGCACGCGCTGGAGGAGCGCGAGCTGGCGGTGCTCACCGGCGAGGTGGGCGCGGGCAAGACGACGCTGTCGCGCGCGCTGGTGGACGCGTTCGCGGACCGCTGCCGCTTCAGCTTCGTGGTCCACCCGGCGCTCCCGGCCGCGCAGCTCCTCGGCGCGATCGCCGAGGGCTTCGGGCTCCCGCCGGCGCGGCGGAAGGCGGACGCGTTCTCGGCGCTCGCCGAGCACGTGGCGCGGCTCGACGCCGACGGCCGGTTCGCGGTGGTGGTGGTGGACGAGGCGCAGCTCCTCTCCGCCCGCGCCGCCTTCGACGAGCTGCGGCTCCTCACCAACCTGTGCGCCGACGACCGGGCGCTGGTGGGCCTGGTGCTGGTGGGGCAGCCGGAGCTGCGCGACCGGCTGCGCGCCCGGGGAGGCGAGGCGTTCCTGCAGCGGGTCGGGGTGGCCTACCACCTCGGCGCGCTCGACGCGCCCGAGACCGGCCGGTACCTGGAGCACCGGCTCGCGGTGGCCGGCCGGACCGACCCGCTGTTCGAGCCGGCCGCGGTGGCGGCGGTCCACCGGCTGAGCGGCGGCCTGCCGCGCCGGGTGAACCAGGTCGCGGCGAGCGCGCTGCTGGAGGGGTTCGCGCGCGAGGTGGAGACGATCGGCGCCGAGGTGGTCGAGGCGGCCGCGGCCGATATCGCCGCCTATCTGGGAACGCCAGGACGGCCGGGGTAG
- a CDS encoding chemotaxis protein CheA, with product MPADRSQKALAEFVSEAQETIDALGHGLMRLEAGGHEDPDPDLLNGVFRAAHTLKGLSSMFGVERLTRLAHALEDLLDEVRLGRRGLDRAAVDLLLEAPEVLSRIVAEEAAGAPPASTDAAARLTDRLRAGEAPPPARAADPLATVALGPEVRDILTEYEEHRLRANLAKGLALHRVKVSFELDGFDRDLAALSGRLKRLGEVVSTLPSSDVRDPQSIAFELLFASKEPLDAIRREAGPAAAVEVVPRVEAPPAAARAEPPRRPAGAAALSPAPEPPGDEAASLRSASQAVRVDIHKLDRLMTAVGELVLVKTSLVALAEQLRADGRDPAVAAELQRTNRTLERRLEELQAGILEVRMVPLEQVFDKLSRMVRKLAREIGKDIDLRVSGGEVELDKLIVEDLSDPLMHLIRNAIDHGIEAPERRARAGKPPLGTVRLEASQQGNKVRIVVEDDGAGIDEDRIREVAVQRGLAAAGDVGALSRRELMNLIFVPGFSTARQVTSLSGRGVGMDVVKSNVAALSGIIDLHTERGRGTRFEITLPVTLAIVRALVVWVAGRTYAVPLNSVLEILEVRAADVRTLSTREVVTVRGATLPLVRLSSFFGLPGAGAPERLFVVVVGLAQERLGVAVDAVVGQQDVVVKPLGAVLQGVRGIAGATDLGSRRTVLVLDVGAIIEDVVSGEPREAAG from the coding sequence ATGCCGGCCGACCGATCCCAGAAGGCGCTCGCCGAGTTCGTCTCCGAGGCCCAGGAGACCATCGACGCGCTCGGCCACGGCCTCATGCGGCTCGAGGCGGGCGGGCACGAGGATCCGGACCCGGACCTCCTGAACGGCGTCTTCCGCGCCGCCCACACGCTGAAGGGCCTGTCCTCCATGTTCGGCGTGGAGCGCCTGACGCGGCTGGCGCACGCGCTGGAGGACCTGCTCGACGAGGTGCGGCTGGGCCGGCGCGGGCTGGATCGCGCCGCGGTCGACCTGCTGCTCGAGGCGCCGGAGGTGCTCTCCCGCATCGTGGCGGAGGAGGCCGCGGGCGCGCCGCCGGCGAGCACCGACGCGGCGGCCCGGCTCACCGACCGGCTCCGGGCGGGCGAGGCGCCGCCGCCGGCCCGCGCCGCCGACCCCCTCGCCACCGTGGCGCTGGGCCCCGAGGTCCGGGACATCCTCACCGAGTACGAGGAGCACCGGCTGCGCGCCAACCTCGCCAAGGGGCTGGCGCTGCACCGGGTGAAGGTGAGCTTCGAGCTGGACGGGTTCGACCGCGACCTGGCGGCGCTGAGCGGCCGGCTGAAGCGGCTCGGCGAGGTGGTCTCGACGCTCCCGTCGTCGGACGTCCGCGACCCGCAGTCCATCGCCTTCGAGCTGCTGTTCGCCTCGAAGGAGCCGCTCGACGCGATCCGCCGCGAGGCGGGGCCGGCCGCCGCGGTCGAGGTGGTGCCGCGCGTGGAGGCGCCGCCCGCCGCCGCGCGCGCCGAGCCGCCCCGGCGCCCGGCCGGCGCCGCCGCGCTCTCCCCGGCGCCCGAGCCGCCCGGCGACGAGGCCGCGTCGCTGCGCTCCGCCTCGCAGGCGGTGCGCGTGGACATCCACAAGCTCGACCGGCTCATGACCGCCGTGGGCGAGCTGGTGCTGGTCAAGACGAGCCTGGTCGCGCTCGCCGAGCAGCTCCGCGCCGACGGGCGCGATCCGGCCGTCGCGGCGGAGCTGCAGCGCACCAACCGCACCCTGGAGCGGCGCCTGGAGGAGCTGCAGGCCGGCATCCTCGAGGTGCGCATGGTCCCGCTGGAGCAGGTGTTCGACAAGCTCTCGCGGATGGTGCGCAAGCTGGCGCGCGAGATCGGCAAGGACATCGACCTGCGGGTCTCGGGCGGCGAGGTCGAGCTCGACAAGCTCATCGTCGAGGACCTCTCCGACCCGCTCATGCACCTCATCCGCAACGCCATCGACCACGGCATCGAGGCGCCCGAGCGGCGCGCCCGCGCCGGGAAGCCGCCGCTCGGCACGGTGCGGCTGGAGGCCTCGCAGCAGGGCAACAAGGTGCGGATCGTGGTGGAGGACGACGGCGCCGGCATCGACGAGGACCGCATCCGGGAGGTGGCGGTCCAGCGCGGGCTGGCGGCCGCCGGCGACGTCGGCGCGCTGTCCCGCCGCGAGCTCATGAACCTCATCTTCGTGCCCGGGTTCTCGACCGCGCGCCAGGTCACCAGCCTCTCCGGCCGCGGCGTGGGCATGGACGTGGTGAAGAGCAACGTCGCCGCGCTGTCCGGGATCATCGACCTGCACACGGAGCGCGGGCGCGGCACGCGCTTCGAGATCACCCTGCCGGTGACGCTCGCCATCGTGCGCGCGCTGGTGGTGTGGGTGGCGGGCCGGACCTACGCGGTGCCGCTCAACAGCGTGCTCGAGATCCTGGAGGTCCGCGCCGCCGACGTGCGCACGCTCTCCACCCGCGAGGTGGTCACCGTCCGCGGCGCGACGCTGCCGCTGGTGCGCCTCTCCAGCTTCTTCGGCCTGCCCGGCGCGGGCGCGCCGGAGCGGCTGTTCGTGGTGGTGGTGGGGCTGGCGCAGGAGCGGCTGGGGGTGGCGGTGGACGCGGTGGTCGGGCAGCAGGACGTGGTGGTGAAGCCGCTCGGCGCGGTGCTGCAGGGCGTGCGCGGCATCGCCGGCGCGACCGACCTGGGCAGCCGCCGCACCGTGCTGGTGCTGGACGTCGGCGCCATCATCGAGGACGTGGTGTCGGGGGAGCCCCGCGAGGCGGCGGGCTAG
- a CDS encoding peptidase M17 → MTLKIEVAELGLQAIDALDVDALCVFVGPERPLQGLAGFVDWRMCGAVSRVIRGGLFEAAPEEALLVPSGGRIRPARVFCFGLPAVPLAPDAFLGAARRACTAMARAGSEAFASSFPPFAGEAGLAARLWLEASTLRPVRRQVLLGDPRALQRDLTAARNAMGLDVEVVAPPSRVEMPSRGRALPHVGGVVR, encoded by the coding sequence GTGACGCTCAAGATCGAGGTGGCGGAGCTGGGGCTGCAGGCCATCGACGCGCTCGACGTGGACGCGCTGTGCGTCTTCGTCGGGCCGGAGCGGCCGCTGCAGGGCCTGGCCGGCTTCGTGGACTGGCGGATGTGCGGCGCGGTCTCGCGCGTGATCCGCGGCGGGCTGTTCGAGGCGGCGCCGGAGGAGGCGCTGCTCGTCCCGTCCGGCGGCCGCATCCGCCCGGCGCGCGTGTTCTGCTTCGGCCTGCCCGCGGTGCCGCTCGCGCCCGACGCGTTCCTGGGCGCCGCCCGCCGCGCCTGCACCGCCATGGCCCGCGCCGGGAGCGAGGCGTTCGCCTCGTCCTTCCCGCCGTTCGCCGGCGAGGCGGGGCTGGCGGCGCGCCTCTGGCTCGAGGCCAGCACGCTCCGGCCGGTGCGCCGGCAGGTGCTGCTGGGCGACCCGCGCGCGCTGCAGCGCGACCTGACCGCCGCCCGCAACGCCATGGGGCTGGACGTGGAGGTGGTGGCGCCCCCGTCGCGCGTGGAGATGCCGTCCCGGGGCCGCGCCTTGCCGCACGTCGGCGGCGTGGTACGCTGA
- the nusB gene encoding transcription antitermination factor NusB, with protein MTSRRTRARERALQALYQIDVAAEGIDDALSRFWKSFEPVEREVMDLAEGLVRGVAQHRRAVDEAIEAVSTNWRLDRMAKVDRNVLRLAVFELLRTDVPVKVVINEAIELGKKYGSESSGAFVNGVLDKVASGLPPARRGER; from the coding sequence GTGACGTCGCGGCGGACCAGGGCCCGCGAGCGCGCGCTCCAGGCGCTCTACCAGATCGACGTGGCGGCCGAGGGCATCGACGACGCGCTCTCCCGCTTCTGGAAGAGCTTCGAGCCGGTCGAGCGCGAGGTGATGGACCTGGCCGAGGGGCTGGTGCGCGGCGTGGCCCAGCACCGGCGCGCGGTGGACGAGGCCATCGAGGCGGTCTCCACCAACTGGCGGCTCGACCGCATGGCCAAGGTGGACCGGAACGTGCTGCGGCTGGCGGTGTTCGAGCTGCTGCGCACCGACGTGCCGGTTAAGGTGGTCATCAACGAGGCCATCGAGCTGGGGAAGAAGTACGGGTCGGAGAGCTCGGGCGCGTTCGTGAACGGCGTCCTCGACAAGGTGGCGAGCGGCCTGCCGCCGGCGCGCCGCGGCGAGCGGTGA
- the ribE gene encoding 6,7-dimethyl-8-ribityllumazine synthase, whose protein sequence is MNVYEGSLVGTGLKAALVVARFNSLVTEQLLVGAADALRRHGVADGDVDVFRCPGTFELPAVLRRVVATGRYDAVVALGAVIRGGTPHFEYVSAEVTKGVAHVAMEAGCAVAMGVLTCDSMEQALERAGVKAGNKGAEAAAAAVEQANVLRAIARAPARKAE, encoded by the coding sequence ATGAACGTCTACGAAGGCTCGCTGGTCGGCACCGGCCTCAAGGCCGCGCTGGTGGTGGCGCGCTTCAACTCGCTCGTCACCGAGCAGCTCCTGGTGGGCGCGGCCGACGCGCTCCGGCGGCACGGCGTCGCCGACGGCGACGTGGACGTGTTCCGGTGCCCGGGCACGTTCGAGCTGCCCGCGGTGCTCCGCCGGGTGGTGGCCACCGGCCGCTACGACGCGGTGGTCGCGCTCGGCGCGGTGATCCGGGGCGGCACGCCGCACTTCGAGTACGTGTCGGCCGAGGTGACGAAGGGCGTGGCCCACGTCGCCATGGAGGCGGGCTGCGCGGTCGCGATGGGCGTGCTCACCTGCGACAGCATGGAGCAGGCCCTGGAGCGCGCCGGCGTCAAGGCGGGCAACAAGGGCGCCGAGGCCGCGGCCGCGGCGGTGGAGCAGGCCAACGTGCTGCGCGCGATCGCGCGCGCCCCTGCGCGGAAGGCGGAGTGA